In a genomic window of Balaenoptera ricei isolate mBalRic1 chromosome 3, mBalRic1.hap2, whole genome shotgun sequence:
- the LOC132363556 gene encoding transcription initiation factor TFIID subunit 13: MADEEEDPTFEEENEEIGGGAEGGQGKRKRLFSKELRCMMYGFGDDQNPYTESVDILEDLVIEFITEMTHKAMSIGRQGRVQVEDIVFLIRKDPRKFARVKDLLTMNEELKRARKAFDEANYGS, encoded by the coding sequence ATGGCAGATGAAGAAGAAGACCCCACctttgaggaagaaaatgaagaaattggaGGAGGTGCAGAAGGTGGACAGGGTAAAAGAAAGAGACTTTTTTCTAAAGAATTACGGTGTATGATGTATGGGTTTGGGGATGACCAGAATCCTTATACTGAGTCAGTAGATATTCTTGAAGACCTTGTCATAGAGTTCATCACTGAAATGACTCACAAGGCAATGTCAATTGGAAGACAAGGTCGGGTACAAGTTGAAGATATCGTCTTCTTGATTCGAAAGGACCCAAGAAAGTTTGCTAGGGTTAAAGACTTGCTTACTATGAATGAAGAATTGAAACGAGCtagaaaagcatttgatgaaGCAAACTATGGATCTTGA